Proteins from one Candidatus Desulfovibrio trichonymphae genomic window:
- a CDS encoding sugar nucleotide-binding protein has translation MPPAYGRPSTAAARAGVIWREAIALTAGPCQVAPIAADQRPQKAKRPGYSVLDTPKLSALLGKKPRPWPQALRDFLCSGRRLDTNG, from the coding sequence ATGCCGCCGGCTTACGGCAGGCCGTCAACAGCGGCGGCGCGAGCTGGCGTGATCTGGCGTGAGGCCATTGCCCTGACAGCCGGCCCCTGCCAGGTTGCACCCATCGCCGCCGACCAGCGGCCGCAAAAGGCGAAACGCCCGGGCTATTCCGTGCTCGACACCCCCAAATTGAGCGCATTGCTCGGCAAGAAACCTCGCCCCTGGCCACAGGCGCTGCGCGATTTTTTATGCAGCGGACGTCGCCTGGACACAAACGGCTGA